One Vicia villosa cultivar HV-30 ecotype Madison, WI linkage group LG5, Vvil1.0, whole genome shotgun sequence genomic window, GGTTTGATCACTGAATCTATATGCAGCATCTGTAAAAGTGAAACAGAAACGATGAGTCATATTTTCTTCAATTGCAGCAACACTTCACATATATGGATTCAAATTCTGAAATGGATTGAGGTGGATCATCATCCATTGGATCTACAGAATGAACTGAGATGGATTATTGAGGAGACTAAGAAAAAAGGGTGGAAAGCTAAAATCCTGAAATTAGCATTTGCAGAGAGTATCTATGGCATTTGGGGCCTTAGAAATGAGGCTGTCTTTGGTACAAGTGACTTCTCCAGTAATGTTGATATAATTATAGATAGTATCATATACAGGGGTTGGAATTTAAAAGCTATTAGACACCATATTGCTAGATTGATGGTCTAGCCTAGGTGTATAGGCTACTAGTTTTGTCTTGATGATTTGCGGGATCACTGTTATCGCAAGTATTTAATCGTTTTTTGGTTAATAAAATccttttattccaaaaaaataaataaatttgtaatcatttttataaaatttaaaatataaaaaatagaaaccaatttgcaattttcaaaagactaatttgtaattttcaaaaaaccaatttgcaattttcaaaagaccaatttgaaaattattaaggacttatttgtaatttttgaattgaatttaaaattttataaaatataaaaactatcttgcaaaatttgaaaaattaataataattaatttaacattCACATTATACAAAGTGAATATACAATTTAAAACTCTTTAGTTATTATTGACATTTGAAATTCCTAAAATTtaacttttataaaatattttataaaattaaaatattttataaaatttcatcattttaaaattttttcatattttttctccAAACAAGGAGTTTTGTGAACTCATtccaaattttctaaaaaaaatacatttttttaacaaaGAATACTTTCATTAACCAAAAAACTGTTAATTACAAGGCGATCACAAGA contains:
- the LOC131606065 gene encoding uncharacterized protein LOC131606065, translated to MIASRRFSMKKVYTALIEDDAKVPWRCLFQHNPARPWALFTLWMLCHGRLPTKDRLIRFGLITESICSICKSETETMSHIFFNCSNTSHIWIQILKWIEVDHHPLDLQNELRWIIEETKKKGWKAKILKLAFAESIYGIWGLRNEAVFGTSDFSSNVDIIIDSIIYRGWNLKAIRHHIARLMV